The proteins below come from a single Leptospiraceae bacterium genomic window:
- a CDS encoding C40 family peptidase: MKLFVIVFLFTISLAAELSKAEKDNLTKTTQWLALFDIKYSKAWTPPDSNKPVKLDCSGTVQYLYSKALTKTMPRDSYSQFNFFKDKGWMFEPPKTPDNKINTEALKKELQFGDLLYWQNSYNVPTDREPPVSHVMIYMGMDETGVMRVAGSNTWGDGYFTKGGGPDIYIFDPNQKIGCVREIEGDKKSKCIKESAFIGYARFDAQKQIIEVKPDDKVDIDPDYVIPKEDSPNPMKPNETDINR; encoded by the coding sequence AGCGGCAGAACTTTCAAAAGCCGAAAAAGACAACCTCACAAAAACTACACAATGGCTTGCATTATTTGATATAAAATATTCGAAAGCATGGACACCTCCAGACAGCAATAAACCAGTAAAACTCGATTGTTCAGGAACCGTTCAATATTTATACAGTAAAGCACTGACCAAAACGATGCCTCGTGATTCATATTCTCAGTTTAATTTTTTTAAAGATAAAGGCTGGATGTTTGAACCTCCAAAAACTCCAGACAACAAAATTAATACTGAAGCACTAAAAAAAGAATTACAATTTGGAGACCTACTCTACTGGCAAAATTCGTATAACGTCCCTACCGATCGAGAACCGCCAGTTAGCCACGTAATGATTTACATGGGAATGGACGAAACAGGCGTTATGCGCGTAGCTGGCTCGAACACATGGGGAGACGGATATTTCACAAAAGGAGGTGGTCCCGATATTTATATATTTGATCCAAATCAAAAAATCGGTTGTGTAAGGGAGATTGAAGGAGACAAAAAAAGCAAATGTATAAAAGAAAGTGCCTTTATAGGTTACGCTCGATTTGACGCACAAAAACAAATAATAGAAGTCAAACCGGATGATAAAGTCGATATTGATCCAGATTATGTGATTCCGAAAGAAGATAGCCCAAATCCAATGAAACCAAACGAGACAGATATAAATCGGTAA